Within Vidua macroura isolate BioBank_ID:100142 chromosome 11, ASM2450914v1, whole genome shotgun sequence, the genomic segment TGTTAGTATACAGCAAATTTAATACGTGTATTCTGTGACTAAAGACAAAAGAGCTGAAGTAGATCAACACTGATATTAATTAAGCAATGACCATCTTCTTTTGTACTATAATTACATTCTCACCAATCAGCATGAGAGTATGTGCTTTTTCATCATGCTGTTTCAGTATAGagtattttgaaatatgaactcccatttttcacttaaaaagtAGCACTTCCAGTCTCCTTCCAGTTGCATTCcagtagggggaaaaaatgaagactAAATTTAAAGGAAGCCTCCATACTTTCGGGCAATGGTGGTTCcatttagttttggttttgtgcagTGTCATGCCAAACTCTGTCACGTGGAATAAACACATGTAGGAGATTAATGGCAGCACTTTATCCATGTAGACAGTGCCAATCCTCTGTTAGAATTCTACTTAATCTATTAATTTTAGATAGCCTAAATATTAGATGATACAGATTTTTAGGAACATACTAATGTTGAATTAATTTGCAGCCAGCTTTGTCTTAAGatctgaaaattctttttccaaGGCCAATCCTTTAAATAGTAATTGTATGCATATTCATAATAAAGCAAGACTTACATACTTAGAGGCTATTTATATGAATTCTTTGAgttctatattaaaaaatccaaataaaaacccaaaactgtaTTGGActgaaaacttaaaatttaCCAACCCACTGAGGCTTGCTTCCAAAGATGACCTATTCTTAAAAAATCTTCTACACAACTAAGCATGGATAAACTGTTTATCTGTGGTTAGGTATGTGGAAGATACCAAGATAAAAGATAATGAATGTGGTCATTGTTACCATTTACTTATCCACCAGAAAACAGACTTGCATTCATGACTTGGGGGTTTGAGAACATGTGGTTAAATGGTCTGATTTCACAAGGTATATGGAGTTTTCAGGAAGCACAGAATAGAGCCCAATGGCTTCTCTACCCTCCTGTGAACTGAGAGTGCAAAAAGTGAAAACATCCACAGATCCTTAATGACAACAGGTGGCAATCCAAATAGGTACATTCTTCTGCAGCTTTTACtgtattttccttaaatatgTTTACTTATTGTGATTGTGAAGGAGATCATCGAATTTAAATGAATTAGCAATTACACCTTGTCTAGGCAGGCTGGAACTGTAGCACCGAGAAATACAGAGCGGGCTTTGTTAGACAGCTGTCAGGGACCTCTACAGACATAGATTAACTACATATAAAACATATTCTGTGCAATGAGTGAAATACAACAGAAAGGAATGTGGAGTTGTCTTGGAACACACTGAATTCCTGAGAGAATGGAGTTAGACTGGACCAATGTCCAGAGCTCACATTATCCTTCAACATAAGGATAATCTATAGCTTTGAATTCAGGCCTCTgcttactatttttttcctcacctacAAGTGACCAGATTCAAATAcactccccccccccaccccccaataAATCCAGTTAAGTTTTAAAGACTAAATTGTTTGCTGCAGTTTTTTCAAGTATGTTTAGTTCTTAACTCAAAAATACTAAAAAGTATTAGGTGTTTATGGATGTTGTcaattttatttaacaagcatGAAGACTGTTCACAAAACATGCCTGATTATTACTTTTGACAATGTTCCTGTAATaatcaatgaagaaaaatgacTTCTTAAACCCCCAGTATTTTGGGGTCTTTATATTTGGCTGTGGAGTGCCCCATACATCTATGGCACTGTAGCACATGTACCAAGCATTCCTGAACCGCCAGTGTGTGTTCACAGCACTAGAAGGTATTTCCAgaagtaaataataaataccATAACACATAAATactttttacaaaatattgtaAAGCTTCTCTGCTAAGTAAGTGTCTGTTCacacaattttatatttaaatattgacaACTCCACAGGGAAGCACTTGAAAGTTCTATGCTGTTGCATTTCCCTTCCAGAATTGTAGTGTTATCAAATGGGACCAATCCTACAGGCTTCCTGTTTCCCAGATGATTAATCAGACATGACTGAGATATGAAACTGAGACacatttttagctttttctgGATTTCTGCAATTTGGGAGCTTGCAGAAATGTGGCTGTACACATACAAGCATCAGTCCCTCCCTGTCAATGGAGAGGGGATCCCATTGGGAAAGTCTGCTTTAACTTAACATCATTTCTCTTTGCTAAAATCTGTTTCCCATGTTACTGCATCTGCTGTGGGTAGATtgactgctgctgttttcataGTTAATCACGGAGTACAAATTGCtgcttcagagagaaaaatgaaaatcagtaGCAAGAATCAGTCTTTCTGCAGGGAAAGATAACATCGTGGTAAATGTGAATGAAAACCATGAGGCTTGCTagtatttttctgaatatgcaactttcccttttttctctctggattTGGAAAGCGATTAGTCATTGACATATGCTGTGCCAATTCATGCAACTGGGTTCTGTACAATCCAGTCTAAATTAACAAACAGTACTTTGTATCAAACATTGTTCCATTTTCTCCCCCCTGCCCAACCATTAACTTATTTAAAAGAGAGGTTGGTTACATTATTTTATTGGGGTTTTCATCCTTACCCCTTTCCTCCACTCAAGAAATATGTTTTGtatttgatggaaaaaaaaagaagtattctATTCAatttggtcagacaaaacacCCATGATGTTAGCCATCAAATTTATGTTACCCTCCAATACTGTAAACAGTGACCAGCAGCAAACACCAGAGCCTAGTGAAGAACAAAAACCACAGGCTTCTGAGAATAGTGACCTATTAATAGCAGGCAAATCCCTGTTACAGCCAGTAGTGATAATACCCTGATATTTCACTTAACTGTTACAAGTCCAGTAAACGAAGACATTCTATTCTGCAGGCTGATTTGCATCCCTTTTCTTCAAAAACCATGAAGAAACAGATAGTGCATTTTAGAATATCCAGAGGCAAAAGTTCTGCTTTGTTCTTTCAAGTGCTcgtttaaaattctcagctcATCCAAGTGACACACTTTGGAAGTAAAGGTGAGGCATGAAACACTCCAGAGACGGGCTGGAGAGGGGTCGCTCGTGTCAGAGCTTGCACCACCCTAAGACAGTTTTACCACACACACTGCCAGGACAATAGCGATAATGAGCACAGCAGTGAAAATAATCCCAGCTAGAACCTTGCTGATATCGCagaaggatttattttcctccaCAGAGATCATGCCAATAGAGGAAGCACCCACACTGATGGTGGATTTCAGTTCAGCCCCTGGGTCTTGCTTAGCCTCTACTGTCCACTGGGGGACATTGACCTTCATCTCCATCTCGTACATCATCTCTCCTACCTGGTTGATCTCGTTCTCGAGGTCTTTCAAATCCACCACGTCTATGTTGTGCTCAGCCTCGTATTTCATGTTCTGGACGCTCATGGCGCGGGCGGCCACGCCGGAGGTTCCCCCGCTCATGCCTGTCTGGATCAGGTGTTTTTTGGGGACGTTCAGCGGGAACTCGtggcccagctccagggctctccTCATATCGATCTCCAGGATCTCTAGGCACGTGGAGAAAATCACCCATAGCCTCTCGAACTCGGCTTTATCTTCCTTACTCACGGTTTTGTCCTTCAGGACCGTGGTGAGCTTGTTCCTGTTGGCCACCGCCAGCTCCTGAGCTTTCTGCCGGGTTTTCTTGAGCTCCTCCCGCAGGTTCTGGGAGTCCGAGGTGCCGCCGATGGTCAGCACCATGTGCCGGTAGCAGGCGGTCACCTTGTTGAGCGCGTCCAGCAGCGCCTTGCACTCCTCCTTCACCATGGTGGCGGCGGGGGCCGTGCCCGGTGCCGCCCCGACTTACCCGGAGCCGGGCCCCGGGCGCTGCCACAGCCGGGCGCTACCAGCACACATGGCAAGCGCTGCCTCCGGGTCGCGCCTGCATCCAGCACCACGGTCAGGCGGCGCCGGCGGCTCCGGGAGCCCGGGCGGGCGGAGGGGAGCCCGGGCGGGCAGGCAGCATCGCTCCCCGCGCCACCGCCGCCTGCAGCGCCACCGGGGCGGCTCGGTCCGCGCCGCGCTCAGCGGGGCGCTGCTGTTTGAAAAGTGCCAAACGCCGaggatggaggagaaaaaaataagaaatcaaaAATGCCAAGGCTAAAGCTCTGGGGAGCGGCAGCCGGGCAGCCGGCGGTCCCCGGCGCCGCCACTTAACTCGCCCCAGCTGGGCGCCCGCGCGGTCACATGGGgggagcgcccggcccggccctatAAGCCCTCGCAGGCTCCGCCTCCGCAGGCAGCGATCCCGCGGTGCTCCCGGCTCTTCGCCCGCTCCCTCCCGCCTCTGCCCAGCCATTGGCTTCGtgcggccgcgccgggcccgCCCTGGACCCCGGTAGGGCTTGGCtggggcgcggagcggcggggGAGGCGGGCGGCAGCGGCTGTGCGGccggggagcaggga encodes:
- the RGS9BP gene encoding regulator of G-protein signaling 9-binding protein — protein: MVKEECKALLDALNKVTACYRHMVLTIGGTSDSQNLREELKKTRQKAQELAVANRNKLTTVLKDKTVSKEDKAEFERLWVIFSTCLEILEIDMRRALELGHEFPLNVPKKHLIQTGMSGGTSGVAARAMSVQNMKYEAEHNIDVVDLKDLENEINQVGEMMYEMEMKVNVPQWTVEAKQDPGAELKSTISVGASSIGMISVEENKSFCDISKVLAGIIFTAVLIIAIVLAVCVVKLS